A part of Numenius arquata chromosome 2, bNumArq3.hap1.1, whole genome shotgun sequence genomic DNA contains:
- the MRPS10 gene encoding small ribosomal subunit protein uS10m — MAAACLWRRLCQGSAFPVNYASRIMQKQCFLPNSNLMRGRLAGSHVDTQEPKTNPLVSISDEPETLYKRLSLLVKGHDKAVLDSYEYFAVLAAKELGISVEKVHKPPKKIERLTLLKSVHIYKKHRVQYEMRTHYMCLELKHLTSSTAAVYLEYVQRNLPEGVAMEVKKTKIEKIPEHIQKPVWDTLPQVEETEVKS, encoded by the exons atggcggcggcctGCTTGTGGCGGCGGCTCTGTCAG GGATCAGCTTTTCCTGTCAATTATGCAAGCAGAATTAtgcaaaagcagtgttttcttcC AAACTCCAACTTGATGAGAGGAAGGCTGGCTGGATCCCATGTTGATACACAGGAGCCTAAGACTAATCCTTTG GTATCTATTTCAGATGAGCCAGAAACACTGTACAAGAGATTGTCCCTTTTAGTTAAAGGCCATGATAAAGCTGTGTTGGACAGCTATGAATATTTTGCAGTGCTTGCAGCTAAAGAACTTGGCATCTCTGTTGAAAAAGT ACATAAACCTCCAAAGAAGATAGAACGATTGACACTTCTAAAATCTGTTCACATTTACAAGAAGCACAGAGTCCAGTATGAAATGAGAACACATTACATGTGTTTAGaa TTAAAACATCTAACAAGCAGTACTGCTGCAGTTTACTTGGAGTATGTTCAACGAAACTTACCTGAAGGGGTTGCCATGGAAGTAAAAAAG ACTAAGATAGAGAAAATACCTGAACACATTCAGAAACCAGTTTGGGATACACTACCTCAGGTAGAAGAAACTGAAGTCAAGTCATGA
- the UTP25 gene encoding U3 small nucleolar RNA-associated protein 25 homolog isoform X1 encodes MGKRRGGRELLRSLTKKQKKHLREFGEEHPFYDKVSGRPEATQICELSDHSDKSSAESDSEPEVEQVSVYHKLLATLKTSPESESEEEEDESESEEAEESEAEMDSEGSQEMGEAEGGEEDKNEVPEQEETTDTAEQTRGQEQADGADTSCHPSHEVIEEFTDVKHESEFSLETNFMEEESGDCNADKRDSNSSRAFSEDPFKQHMNKELEEKEVEKMSTLPKTSSQSKWPRLGQLTFSSTLEKHKTLKADKEVDVKQLYLHKPLESTWPKVNKQFLSSVNKPSDPSFTPLQRELFCIMNTYRDLFYPERNALTNGEEIRHAYCLHALNHVLKANAQVLSNNAKRRDRKPGTDSDDYRDQGLTRPKVLMIVPFRECALRIVHILISLLEVNEKRKIDVSNKKRFKGEFGSDPEEKPPNLKRPEDYEAVFAGNIDDHFRIGVAILQRSMRLYAPFYSSDIIIASPLGMRTVIGAEGEKKRDFDFLSSIEILIIDQADIYLMQNWEHVLHLMKHINLLPLEPHGVDFSRVRMLNLNNWSKYYRQTLLFSALQDPQINSIFNRHCFNYMGQVAVRNVPLSGSISHVVVQLPHVFRRLEAESVTSVIETRFQFFINKVLPEYRDAIMSHTLIYVPSYFDYVRLRNYFKKEDLNFTHICEYTKKAGVCRARRFFLKGEKQFLLFTERFHFYKRYMIKGIRNLIFYELPTYSHFYSEICNMMKATESGTDATWTCTVLYSKYDAQKLAAVVGIDRTAQMLQSKKDVHLFVTGENE; translated from the exons ATGGGgaagcggcggggcgggcgggagctGCTGCGCAGCCTGACCAAGAAGCAGAAGAAGCACCTGAGGGAGTTCGGGGAGGAGCACCCCTTCTATGACAA GGTTTCTGGAAGACCAGAAGCAACTCAAATCTGTGAACtg TCTGACCATTCTGATAAATCGAGTGCAGAAAGCGATTCGGAGCCTGAAGTGGAACAGGTCTCTGTATATCATAAGCTTCTGGCTACCTTGAAGACCTCTCCTGAGTCTgagagtgaggaagaggaagatgaaagtgaatcggaagaagctgaggaaaGCGAGGCAGAAATGGACAGCGAAGGGTCCCAGGAgatgggagaggcagagggaggtgaAGAAGATAAGAATGAAGTACCAGAGCAGGAAGAAA CTACAGACACAGCAGAGCAGACGCGTGGCCAGGAGCAGGCTGATGGCGCGGATACCTCTTGTCACCCAAGTCATGAAGTAATTGAGGAGTTTACTGATGTGAAACACGAATCTGAATTTAGCTTGGAAACCAATTTCATGGAAGAGGAGAGCGGAGATTGCAATGCAGATAAGAGGGACAGCAATTCTTCACGAGCCTTCTCAGAAG ATCCATTTAAACAGCACATGAACAAAGAgcttgaagaaaaagaagtagaaaaaatgTCTACACTTCCTAAAACTTCAAGTCAAAGCAAG tggccaAGGCTGGGCCAGCTaactttttcttccactttggAGAAACATAAAACTTTGAAAGCAGACAAAGAAGTGGATGTGAAACAGCTTTATCTTCACAAGCCTTTAGAATCCACTTGGCCAAAAGTGAATAAACAGTTCCTGTCCTCAGTGAACAAACCAAGCGATCCCTCTTTTACCCCATTGCAAAGAGAGCTCTTCTGTATCATGAATACATACCGGGACTTGTTCTAtccagaaagaaatgctttaacAAATGGAGAAGAGATCCGTCACGCTTACTGCTTGCATGCCTTGAACCATGTTCTGAAGGCAAACGCCCAGGTGCTCAGCAACAATGCCAAACGGAGAGACCGGAAGCCAGGGACGGACAGTGATGACTACAGGGATCAGGGGCTCACTAGGCCTAAG GTGCTGATGATAGTGCCCTTCAGGGAATGTGCTTTGCGAATTGTGCATATTTTAATCAGTCTTCTTGAagtgaatgaaaaaagaaaaattgatgtAAGTAATAAAAAGCGCTTCAAAGGGGAGTTCGGCTCTGACCCAGAAGAGAAACCCCCCAACCTGAAAAGACCTGAAGATTATGAAGCCGTCTTTGCTGGCAACATTGATGACCACTTCAGAATTG GGGTTGCAATTCTCCAAAGGAGTATGAGACTTTACGCACCGTTTTACTCATCGGATATCATCATCGCCTCTCCCCTGGGTATGAGGACTGTTATTGGCGCagagggggagaagaagagagatTTTGATTTTCTGTCATCAATAGAAATTCTCATAATTGACCAAGCAGATATTTACCTGATGCAGAATTGGGAACATGTTCTG CATCTGATGAAGCACATTAACCTGCTGCCTCTGGAACCCCACGGGGTGGACTTCTCCCGCGTGCGAATGCTGAATCTCAACAACTGGTCCAAGTACTACCGCCAGACGCTGCTGTTCAGCGCTCTGCAGGATCCCCAGATTAACTCCATCTTCAACAGACACTGCTTCAATTACATGGGGCAG GTGGCTGTCCGCAACGTACCGCTCAGCGGCTCCATTAGCCACGTGGTGGTCCAGCTTCCCCATGTTTTTCGGAGGCTAGAAGCTGAAAGTGTGACTTCTGTAATAGAGACAAG GTTTCAGTTTTTCATCAACAAAGTTTTGCCCGAGTACCGCGATGCCATCATGTCGCACACGCTCATTTATGTTCCATCATATTTTGACTACGTGCGTCTTCGAAATTACTTCAAGAAAGAGGATCTGAATTTTACTCACATTTGTGAATACACTAAAAAGGCTGGCGTCTGCAGAGCGAGACGGTTCTTTCTCAAGGGAGAGAAGCAGTTTTTATTGTTCACTGAGCGCTTCCACTTTTACAAAAG GTATATGATAAAAGGCATTAGGAACCTCATTTTCTATGAGTTACCAACCTACTCCCACTTCTACAGCGAGATTTGTAATATGATGAAGGCCACAGAGAGTGGAACAGATGCTACTTGGACCTGTACTGTGCTCTACTCCAAGTACGATGCTCAGAAATTGGCTGCAGTGGTTGGCATAGATCGCACGGCTCAAATGCTCCAGTCCAAGAAAGACGTGCACCTCTTTGttacaggagaaaatgaataa
- the UTP25 gene encoding U3 small nucleolar RNA-associated protein 25 homolog isoform X2, with the protein MGKRRGGRELLRSLTKKQKKHLREFGEEHPFYDKVSGRPEATQICELSDHSDKSSAESDSEPEVEQVSVYHKLLATLKTSPESESEEEEDESESEEAEESEAEMDSEGSQEMGEAEGGEEDKNEVPEQEENTAEQTRGQEQADGADTSCHPSHEVIEEFTDVKHESEFSLETNFMEEESGDCNADKRDSNSSRAFSEDPFKQHMNKELEEKEVEKMSTLPKTSSQSKWPRLGQLTFSSTLEKHKTLKADKEVDVKQLYLHKPLESTWPKVNKQFLSSVNKPSDPSFTPLQRELFCIMNTYRDLFYPERNALTNGEEIRHAYCLHALNHVLKANAQVLSNNAKRRDRKPGTDSDDYRDQGLTRPKVLMIVPFRECALRIVHILISLLEVNEKRKIDVSNKKRFKGEFGSDPEEKPPNLKRPEDYEAVFAGNIDDHFRIGVAILQRSMRLYAPFYSSDIIIASPLGMRTVIGAEGEKKRDFDFLSSIEILIIDQADIYLMQNWEHVLHLMKHINLLPLEPHGVDFSRVRMLNLNNWSKYYRQTLLFSALQDPQINSIFNRHCFNYMGQVAVRNVPLSGSISHVVVQLPHVFRRLEAESVTSVIETRFQFFINKVLPEYRDAIMSHTLIYVPSYFDYVRLRNYFKKEDLNFTHICEYTKKAGVCRARRFFLKGEKQFLLFTERFHFYKRYMIKGIRNLIFYELPTYSHFYSEICNMMKATESGTDATWTCTVLYSKYDAQKLAAVVGIDRTAQMLQSKKDVHLFVTGENE; encoded by the exons ATGGGgaagcggcggggcgggcgggagctGCTGCGCAGCCTGACCAAGAAGCAGAAGAAGCACCTGAGGGAGTTCGGGGAGGAGCACCCCTTCTATGACAA GGTTTCTGGAAGACCAGAAGCAACTCAAATCTGTGAACtg TCTGACCATTCTGATAAATCGAGTGCAGAAAGCGATTCGGAGCCTGAAGTGGAACAGGTCTCTGTATATCATAAGCTTCTGGCTACCTTGAAGACCTCTCCTGAGTCTgagagtgaggaagaggaagatgaaagtgaatcggaagaagctgaggaaaGCGAGGCAGAAATGGACAGCGAAGGGTCCCAGGAgatgggagaggcagagggaggtgaAGAAGATAAGAATGAAGTACCAGAGCAGGAAGAAA ACACAGCAGAGCAGACGCGTGGCCAGGAGCAGGCTGATGGCGCGGATACCTCTTGTCACCCAAGTCATGAAGTAATTGAGGAGTTTACTGATGTGAAACACGAATCTGAATTTAGCTTGGAAACCAATTTCATGGAAGAGGAGAGCGGAGATTGCAATGCAGATAAGAGGGACAGCAATTCTTCACGAGCCTTCTCAGAAG ATCCATTTAAACAGCACATGAACAAAGAgcttgaagaaaaagaagtagaaaaaatgTCTACACTTCCTAAAACTTCAAGTCAAAGCAAG tggccaAGGCTGGGCCAGCTaactttttcttccactttggAGAAACATAAAACTTTGAAAGCAGACAAAGAAGTGGATGTGAAACAGCTTTATCTTCACAAGCCTTTAGAATCCACTTGGCCAAAAGTGAATAAACAGTTCCTGTCCTCAGTGAACAAACCAAGCGATCCCTCTTTTACCCCATTGCAAAGAGAGCTCTTCTGTATCATGAATACATACCGGGACTTGTTCTAtccagaaagaaatgctttaacAAATGGAGAAGAGATCCGTCACGCTTACTGCTTGCATGCCTTGAACCATGTTCTGAAGGCAAACGCCCAGGTGCTCAGCAACAATGCCAAACGGAGAGACCGGAAGCCAGGGACGGACAGTGATGACTACAGGGATCAGGGGCTCACTAGGCCTAAG GTGCTGATGATAGTGCCCTTCAGGGAATGTGCTTTGCGAATTGTGCATATTTTAATCAGTCTTCTTGAagtgaatgaaaaaagaaaaattgatgtAAGTAATAAAAAGCGCTTCAAAGGGGAGTTCGGCTCTGACCCAGAAGAGAAACCCCCCAACCTGAAAAGACCTGAAGATTATGAAGCCGTCTTTGCTGGCAACATTGATGACCACTTCAGAATTG GGGTTGCAATTCTCCAAAGGAGTATGAGACTTTACGCACCGTTTTACTCATCGGATATCATCATCGCCTCTCCCCTGGGTATGAGGACTGTTATTGGCGCagagggggagaagaagagagatTTTGATTTTCTGTCATCAATAGAAATTCTCATAATTGACCAAGCAGATATTTACCTGATGCAGAATTGGGAACATGTTCTG CATCTGATGAAGCACATTAACCTGCTGCCTCTGGAACCCCACGGGGTGGACTTCTCCCGCGTGCGAATGCTGAATCTCAACAACTGGTCCAAGTACTACCGCCAGACGCTGCTGTTCAGCGCTCTGCAGGATCCCCAGATTAACTCCATCTTCAACAGACACTGCTTCAATTACATGGGGCAG GTGGCTGTCCGCAACGTACCGCTCAGCGGCTCCATTAGCCACGTGGTGGTCCAGCTTCCCCATGTTTTTCGGAGGCTAGAAGCTGAAAGTGTGACTTCTGTAATAGAGACAAG GTTTCAGTTTTTCATCAACAAAGTTTTGCCCGAGTACCGCGATGCCATCATGTCGCACACGCTCATTTATGTTCCATCATATTTTGACTACGTGCGTCTTCGAAATTACTTCAAGAAAGAGGATCTGAATTTTACTCACATTTGTGAATACACTAAAAAGGCTGGCGTCTGCAGAGCGAGACGGTTCTTTCTCAAGGGAGAGAAGCAGTTTTTATTGTTCACTGAGCGCTTCCACTTTTACAAAAG GTATATGATAAAAGGCATTAGGAACCTCATTTTCTATGAGTTACCAACCTACTCCCACTTCTACAGCGAGATTTGTAATATGATGAAGGCCACAGAGAGTGGAACAGATGCTACTTGGACCTGTACTGTGCTCTACTCCAAGTACGATGCTCAGAAATTGGCTGCAGTGGTTGGCATAGATCGCACGGCTCAAATGCTCCAGTCCAAGAAAGACGTGCACCTCTTTGttacaggagaaaatgaataa
- the UTP25 gene encoding U3 small nucleolar RNA-associated protein 25 homolog isoform X3 — MDSEGSQEMGEAEGGEEDKNEVPEQEETTDTAEQTRGQEQADGADTSCHPSHEVIEEFTDVKHESEFSLETNFMEEESGDCNADKRDSNSSRAFSEDPFKQHMNKELEEKEVEKMSTLPKTSSQSKWPRLGQLTFSSTLEKHKTLKADKEVDVKQLYLHKPLESTWPKVNKQFLSSVNKPSDPSFTPLQRELFCIMNTYRDLFYPERNALTNGEEIRHAYCLHALNHVLKANAQVLSNNAKRRDRKPGTDSDDYRDQGLTRPKVLMIVPFRECALRIVHILISLLEVNEKRKIDVSNKKRFKGEFGSDPEEKPPNLKRPEDYEAVFAGNIDDHFRIGVAILQRSMRLYAPFYSSDIIIASPLGMRTVIGAEGEKKRDFDFLSSIEILIIDQADIYLMQNWEHVLHLMKHINLLPLEPHGVDFSRVRMLNLNNWSKYYRQTLLFSALQDPQINSIFNRHCFNYMGQVAVRNVPLSGSISHVVVQLPHVFRRLEAESVTSVIETRFQFFINKVLPEYRDAIMSHTLIYVPSYFDYVRLRNYFKKEDLNFTHICEYTKKAGVCRARRFFLKGEKQFLLFTERFHFYKRYMIKGIRNLIFYELPTYSHFYSEICNMMKATESGTDATWTCTVLYSKYDAQKLAAVVGIDRTAQMLQSKKDVHLFVTGENE; from the exons ATGGACAGCGAAGGGTCCCAGGAgatgggagaggcagagggaggtgaAGAAGATAAGAATGAAGTACCAGAGCAGGAAGAAA CTACAGACACAGCAGAGCAGACGCGTGGCCAGGAGCAGGCTGATGGCGCGGATACCTCTTGTCACCCAAGTCATGAAGTAATTGAGGAGTTTACTGATGTGAAACACGAATCTGAATTTAGCTTGGAAACCAATTTCATGGAAGAGGAGAGCGGAGATTGCAATGCAGATAAGAGGGACAGCAATTCTTCACGAGCCTTCTCAGAAG ATCCATTTAAACAGCACATGAACAAAGAgcttgaagaaaaagaagtagaaaaaatgTCTACACTTCCTAAAACTTCAAGTCAAAGCAAG tggccaAGGCTGGGCCAGCTaactttttcttccactttggAGAAACATAAAACTTTGAAAGCAGACAAAGAAGTGGATGTGAAACAGCTTTATCTTCACAAGCCTTTAGAATCCACTTGGCCAAAAGTGAATAAACAGTTCCTGTCCTCAGTGAACAAACCAAGCGATCCCTCTTTTACCCCATTGCAAAGAGAGCTCTTCTGTATCATGAATACATACCGGGACTTGTTCTAtccagaaagaaatgctttaacAAATGGAGAAGAGATCCGTCACGCTTACTGCTTGCATGCCTTGAACCATGTTCTGAAGGCAAACGCCCAGGTGCTCAGCAACAATGCCAAACGGAGAGACCGGAAGCCAGGGACGGACAGTGATGACTACAGGGATCAGGGGCTCACTAGGCCTAAG GTGCTGATGATAGTGCCCTTCAGGGAATGTGCTTTGCGAATTGTGCATATTTTAATCAGTCTTCTTGAagtgaatgaaaaaagaaaaattgatgtAAGTAATAAAAAGCGCTTCAAAGGGGAGTTCGGCTCTGACCCAGAAGAGAAACCCCCCAACCTGAAAAGACCTGAAGATTATGAAGCCGTCTTTGCTGGCAACATTGATGACCACTTCAGAATTG GGGTTGCAATTCTCCAAAGGAGTATGAGACTTTACGCACCGTTTTACTCATCGGATATCATCATCGCCTCTCCCCTGGGTATGAGGACTGTTATTGGCGCagagggggagaagaagagagatTTTGATTTTCTGTCATCAATAGAAATTCTCATAATTGACCAAGCAGATATTTACCTGATGCAGAATTGGGAACATGTTCTG CATCTGATGAAGCACATTAACCTGCTGCCTCTGGAACCCCACGGGGTGGACTTCTCCCGCGTGCGAATGCTGAATCTCAACAACTGGTCCAAGTACTACCGCCAGACGCTGCTGTTCAGCGCTCTGCAGGATCCCCAGATTAACTCCATCTTCAACAGACACTGCTTCAATTACATGGGGCAG GTGGCTGTCCGCAACGTACCGCTCAGCGGCTCCATTAGCCACGTGGTGGTCCAGCTTCCCCATGTTTTTCGGAGGCTAGAAGCTGAAAGTGTGACTTCTGTAATAGAGACAAG GTTTCAGTTTTTCATCAACAAAGTTTTGCCCGAGTACCGCGATGCCATCATGTCGCACACGCTCATTTATGTTCCATCATATTTTGACTACGTGCGTCTTCGAAATTACTTCAAGAAAGAGGATCTGAATTTTACTCACATTTGTGAATACACTAAAAAGGCTGGCGTCTGCAGAGCGAGACGGTTCTTTCTCAAGGGAGAGAAGCAGTTTTTATTGTTCACTGAGCGCTTCCACTTTTACAAAAG GTATATGATAAAAGGCATTAGGAACCTCATTTTCTATGAGTTACCAACCTACTCCCACTTCTACAGCGAGATTTGTAATATGATGAAGGCCACAGAGAGTGGAACAGATGCTACTTGGACCTGTACTGTGCTCTACTCCAAGTACGATGCTCAGAAATTGGCTGCAGTGGTTGGCATAGATCGCACGGCTCAAATGCTCCAGTCCAAGAAAGACGTGCACCTCTTTGttacaggagaaaatgaataa